A stretch of Fulvia fulva chromosome 4, complete sequence DNA encodes these proteins:
- a CDS encoding Low affinity ammonium transporter encodes MVLAQGTSETSRSETPKEEVNGLEDGPQRLTSDQSRTRQKEAHNTTIDIEKHPGGDIKGHSDGDIEKTPSGNGAPLATTPTESSQLPLSKARTISLVITLTGAAFLNTLSVQACVIILPTIGTALSIPPARQQWVVSAYSLTFGCFLLLWGRSADVYGKLNIFIYGSAWVCLVTVICPFIPNEVGFEIFRGLQGLGAAANVPTAIGILGVTFQPGRAKNYAFAMYSAGAPMGSVIGNMLGGVVGQYATWKAVFWVLAGLAAVITIAGHFVIPVPQVVPKDAQVKHAVDWPGGAVVTVGLVVLLFALTEGNVVGWSQPYIPVLVVVSVLLVAAFVCWQIYLEKRTSKRPLMKVSIFENMRVSAAMAVMALFFAAFNNFLIFATYFYQDYQGHDAIETTVRFIPTGVVGVMTIFVSSQILARISVNYILMFGTLCCSISCLLFAVPIAPSTTYWAYGFPAMCLSVFGADTLFPALLLLTAHSLPREDQAIGGALINAVGQIGRAIGLAIATAIQVAVQESKEDSSAAAKGTNSLGNASFLSGLRSAEWFSFAMSISAFIIATACFRQVGKVGASKK; translated from the exons ATGGTCTTGGCGCAAGGGACTAGCGAGACGAGTCGTTCGGAGACTCCCAAGGAAGAGGTCAATGGTCTCGAAGACGGACCACAACGTCTCACAAGCGACCAGAGCCGGACACGGCAAAAGGAAGCACATAATACCACCATCGATATCGAGAAGCACCCAGGCGGCGATATCAAAGGGCATTCAGACGGCGACATCGAGAAGACGCCAAGCGGCAATGGCGCTCCTCTGGCAACAACACCCACCGAGTCATCACAGCTCCCTCTCTCTAAAGCCCGCACAATATCTCTCGTCATAACCCTCACCGGCGCTGCTTTCCTCAACACCCTCTCCGTCCAAGCCTGCGTCATCATCCTGCCCACCATCGGCACCGCCCTGTCCATCCCACCAGCACGGCAGCAATGGGTCGTCTCCGCCTACTCCTTGACCTTCGGCTGCTTTCTCCTCCTTTGGGGCCGCTCAGCAGATGTTTATGGGAAGCTGAATATCTTTATCTACGGCTCCGCCTGGGTCTGCCTCGTCACTGTGATATGTCCCTTCATCCCGAATGAGGTTGGGTTCGAGATCTTTCGGGGTTTGCAGGGACTTGGAGCGGCGGCGAATGTGCCGACTGCGATTGGAATTCTGGGTGTTACGTTCCAGCCGGGCAGGGCGAAGAACTATGCGTTCGCGATGTATTCGGCCGGGGCACCGATGGGTAGTGTGATCGGGAACATGCTGGGTGGCGTGGTGGGCCAGTATGCCACGTGGAAAGCGGTATTTTGGGTTCTGGCAGGTTTGGCGGCGGTGATTACGATCGCTGGGCACTTTGTGATCCCTGTTCCGCAGGTGGTACCAAAGGACGCCCAGGTGAAGCACGCGGTAGATTGGCCAGGAGGCGCAGTCGTTACTGTGGGACTGGTTGTACTGCTGTTCGCTCTGACGGAGGGCAACGTGGTGGGATGGAGCCAGCCTTACATCCCGGTCCTGGTTGTTGTGTCTGTGCTGCTCGTGGCGGCCTTTGTCTGCTGGCAGATATACCTGGAGAAGCGAACCAGCAAGCGGCCGTTGATGAAGGTGAGCATCTTCGAGAACATGCGCGTGTCGGCTGCGATGGCGGTAATGGCGTTGTTCTTCGCGGCTTTTAACAACTTCCTGATCTTCGCGACGTACTTCTACCAGGACTACCAGGGCCATGACGCGATAGAGACCACCGTACGGTTCATTCCTACAGGTGTCGTGGGAGTGATGACCATCTTCGTATCGTCCCAGATTCTGGCCAGGATCTCGGTCAACTATATTTTGATGTTTGGAACGCTCTGTTGCTCGATCTCGTGCTT ACTCTTCGCTGTCCCTATTGCTCCAAGCACAACATATTGGGCGTATGGGTTTCCAGCTATGTGCTTAAGTGTGTTTGGAGCGGACACGCTCTTTCCAGCACTTCTTCTGCTGACCGCACATTCGCTACCACGAGAGGACCAGGCCATTGGAGGAGCGCTTATCAATGCCGTAGGTCAAATTGGCAGGGCTATTGGTCTAGCCATTGCAACTGCGATTCAGGTGGCAGTACAGGAAAGCAAAGAAGATTCGAGTGCGGCGGCTAAGGGGACCAACAGTTTGGGTAATGCGTCTTTCCTGTCCGGTTTGAGATCCGCAGAATGGTTCAGCTTTGCAATGAGCATCTCAGCATTCATAATAGCGACAGCATGTTTCCGACAGGTCGGGAAGGTGGGCGCCAGCAAGAAGTAG
- a CDS encoding Vacuolar-sorting protein SNF7 codes for MSGWGWSNMFGGSAAAKKDAPKNAILRLRSTLEMLSKREKHLQNQMDEQDAVARKNVTANKALAKAALRRKKAFEHQLEQTSAQMMTVEREISSIETANINKETLDAMKGAQQAMKKIHGDLSIEKVDQTMEDLREQHAIGEEIADALTQGNAAQGVDEDELEDELAELQQEELDNKMLKTGSVPVSDQIQRLPNQPVGELRGRQQVEDDEEEELRKLQAEMAM; via the exons ATGTCCGGCTGGGGATGGAGCAACATGTTCGGCGGTAGTGCCGCCGCAAAGAAGGATGCCCCGAAGAACGCCATTTTGCGGTTGCGGAGCACACTGGAGATGCTGTCGAAGCGAGAGAAGCATTTGCAGAACCAGATGGACGAGCAGGATGCGGTAGCCAGGAAGAATGTGACAGCCAACAAAGCAC TCGCAAAGGCCGCACTGCGAAGGAAGAAGGCGTTCGAGCACCAGCTGGAGCAAACGAGCGCTCAGATGATGACAGTCGAGCGGGAGATATCTTCCATCGAGACGGCCAACATCAACAAGGAGACACTCGACGCCATGAAGGGAGCCCAGCAAGCTATGAAGAAGATCCACGGAGACCTTTCGATCGAGAAGGTGGACCAGACGATGGAAGATCTCAGAGAACAGCATGCCATTGGCGAAGAGATTGCGGACGCGCTCACACAAGGCAATGCAGCACAGGGAGTGGACGAGGACGAGCTGGAGGACGAGCTCGCAGAGCTGCAACAGGAGGAGCTGGACAACAAGATGCTCAAGACCGGAAGTGTTCCTGTGTCGGATCAAATACAAAGGCTACCGAACCAGCCTGTGGGAGAGC TTCGCGGCAGGCAACAAGTCGAAGACGACGAAGAGGAAGAGTTACGGAAACTGCAGGCCGAGATGGCAATGTGA